From Desulfosalsimonas propionicica:
ATCGAGGGGGACACCGGCACGGGCAAGGAAATGGTGGCTAAAGCGATTCACCGGCTGAGCCGGCGCAAAGACGGCCCTTTTGTGGCGGTCAACTGCGCCGCCCTTCCTGAGACGCTGCTGGAATCCGAGCTTTTCGGGCATAAGAGGGGCGCTTTTACCGGTGCTGTCAAGGACCGGCAGGGACGGTTTGAGATGGCCGACGGGGGCACGCTTTTTCTGGATGAAATCTGCGCCACCTCCATGTCTTTTCAGGCGGATCTGCTGCGGGTTCTGGAAGACGGGCAGTTCACCCCGCTGGGGGCTTCCGGGCCCCGGCATTCGGATTTTCGTTTGATCACTGCAGCCAACGAGGATTTGCAGGAGCTGATGGGCCAGGGGCAGTTCCGGACCGATCTTTACTACCGGGTGGGCGTGGCCAGGATTCAACTGCCGCCCCTGGCCCGGAGAAAAGAGGATATTCCTCTTTTGGTGGATCATTTTATTCAGAAATTCAACCTGATCAAAGGCCGCGCCGTTCAGGGCGCCACAGCCCAGGCCCTTGCCGCGCTTTTCGATTATCCCTTTCCCGGCAATATCCGCGAACTGGAAAATATCATCGAGTTTGCCTTTATCGCCTGTAAAAACGGCTGGATCGAACTGGAGCACCTGCCGGAGGAAGTCAGGGAACGCCGGGATTCGGATTCTAAAGACTGGGGGGGAGCGCTTCTGCCCCATGAGGCAGAAGAAGCCCTGAAAATCAAGAGCGTTCTGGAGAACTGCCGCGGAAACCGCACCATGGCCGCCAGGTCTCTTAGCATGGGCCGCTCGACGTTGTGGCGGAAAATAAAAAAGTACGGCCTTTAATGCAGGCGGCCGCAGCGGTGCCCCCGGGCAAAACGGAGTTGAAACATGAAGTAAAACACTCTGTGAAACTGTTTCACTATATG
This genomic window contains:
- a CDS encoding sigma-54 interaction domain-containing protein; this encodes MTKQNFDPPSSPTSCRFMALPPSHCCTIVESIREGVLTFDLEKTVTYANPAAEAIIGYGADDMIGRKCHEVLQSELCRRRCPVDDLLAGGASPGERQTRIIGESSTVKTVAINCELLYDEQGRATGLVETIRDLTDLEKLRKQVTRDYTIEDIIGRSPAMRKILSFLPDIAESDSAVLIEGDTGTGKEMVAKAIHRLSRRKDGPFVAVNCAALPETLLESELFGHKRGAFTGAVKDRQGRFEMADGGTLFLDEICATSMSFQADLLRVLEDGQFTPLGASGPRHSDFRLITAANEDLQELMGQGQFRTDLYYRVGVARIQLPPLARRKEDIPLLVDHFIQKFNLIKGRAVQGATAQALAALFDYPFPGNIRELENIIEFAFIACKNGWIELEHLPEEVRERRDSDSKDWGGALLPHEAEEALKIKSVLENCRGNRTMAARSLSMGRSTLWRKIKKYGL